A segment of the Sandaracinaceae bacterium genome:
GTCGATGTTCCTTTGGCCGCCGCACGTCGACGGCGTTACTCGCGGAGAGTGCCGAGACTGGGCGGCCGAGCGCGTCGGCTCCATCGTATCCCCTCCGTCAGCGACGTCCGAATGGGGCGCCCGCTCGGTTGACAGGGCGCTGATGTCGTGACCGGCCGCAGTCGCCCGGCGCTACGCGGCGAGATCTTCGGGGACGTCCTGCTTGGCAGCACGCAACCGCTGCGCGAAGGCGTCGGGCATCATGGCGTCGAGATCCTTGTCGCCGCGGAGGAGGCGCGTGAGCGCGTCGCGGAGGTAGGCGCGGGGCGAGATGCCGAGCTTGCGGCAAGTGAT
Coding sequences within it:
- a CDS encoding transposase domain-containing protein, which produces ITCRKLGISPRAYLRDALTRLLRGDKDLDAMMPDAFAQRLRAAKQDVPEDLAA